In the Apodemus sylvaticus chromosome 3, mApoSyl1.1, whole genome shotgun sequence genome, TTCaacaagatatttatttttataagacatccttatttggtttttaataattaaataaatctttacaagaaaagattaaaaaataagtgGATGAATATTTAaggaaattataattatatatacagtaCTCAAGTATTGAAATATCACACTGTATCCCACAAGTATAGACAGCAAATACAAtcgaaaaggaaaataaaaggcaaacaaaTCAATGTTCTTGACTAACACAAAGAGAGGAAAGTGGGTGGAGGTCTGGCTATTAGCCACTGGCAGCTGGGAAAAAAAAGCCTTGTCTCTGATTCTCAAGGTAAATCATTCCTGTTATTTAACCAACTGAACTTTGAGATCAAGATTGGTCAGCCTcacctttctccctcccacaGGTAGGCGGGCAATCCTTGCAGAGGATTTAGGCAAGAGGTAGAAAGGATTAGTGAGAGTGAGGGCAGCAACTGAGAAGTGGCTGCACCATGAGTGTCTCTGCTCTGAGCCCCACCCAATTCCTAGGCAGCATCTCTGTCCTCCTCCAAGTGGCCTCTGTGCTTGGTGTGCTCCTGCTGCTGGTCAAAGCAGTCCAGTTCTACCTGCACAGGCAATGGCTGCTCAAGGCTCTCCAGCAATTCCCATCACCTCCCTGTCACTGGTTCTTTGGGCATAAGGtatgaaggaaagggaaggatggGCGGGAGAGCAGGGAGGTCGGGTGTCTCTGTCACCAAATTCACAGGGCAAAGCCTGATATCTAAAGAGTCCAAGTGCCTTGTGAGATGCTTAGCTCAGGCTGAGGCGCGACATCCTGACAATAGGGTTATTCAAACTGTTTGACTGTTGCTCAACTTTGTACTGATAGTCTTGCACGTTGAAAGCTTTGGTTGGTCCTACCTCGTCTCCTCCTCTTCTGGCTGAGTACCTTTAATATCTCTGCTGTTCTCAAACAACTTTTCAGTAATTCCTTGCCTAATCACTTACAGCTATTCTCTTCCAAGCTCAGGGCTTGCCTGGGAATGCAGACATCAGAGAGACGGAACCCTTGCCCCCACAGGCTCTTGGTGTGCCAATGATGCACATCTTAGAAGCTACCAGGCACAGGAAGGGTTCACACTGCTGGGCTGAGTAAGTGGCTGCCCCAGTCCAGGAGAATGTTCAGGATGGGTGATTTACAAACTGAAATCCCAAAGCCAGGGCACATTAAAGGAAAAGGCTAGGTAAGGCCCTCACATGAGAGTGCTCACGTTAGAATTTCCACAGGACCTTtagctctcctttctccttccataCACCCTGCACTGTAAGCTAGTTGAATTCAAGCACACCATCACTTCTTGTCCCACAGGGTTCAGCTCAAGAACCAGGCACAGGTATATGAAATCACCCAGAAAGGAGACAGTATAGCATCCTGTAGACTGGGAAGAGACAGTACTGACCCACTGCACTGTCACCCCAGGAAATAAAGTACAGAATCAATTAGGAGGATCACAGAAAAGCATTCAACAAAGGATTGTTGATAGGTGCTCTTAGGAAGGCATAGGTATGTGGTGTTTATGTGCAGATATAATGATCTGACCATGTGACTCCTCTAAGGAGCACAACTCCATCCAACAGGACTCTCAAGATCAGCTCAAGACCAGCCCCCCGTATAGCAAAGCTATGAGTGATGGCACAGATAGTCCATTGAACTGCCCCACCTTCCTGGCAGCTTTGGAAAAATGCAGAACTATGTTCCTGTGCTTGCTACACTCTTGTCTCCAGTCCAAAAACTAAACAAGAGTCCCACTATCTTATCTTTCCCTCAACAGCAATTTCAAGGTGACCAAGAACTAAAGGAATTTATGTCATGTGTAGAGAACTTCCCAAGTGCCTTTCCTCGCTGGTTCTGGGGGAGCAAAGCCCACTTAGCTGTCTATGACCCTGACTACATGAAGGTGATTCTGGGGCGATCAGGTGAGCATAACATGCCATTGTGAAGAGATAAGCACCTTCCTCTTTGGTACTTGCCCTGTCAAATTCCAGAAGAGTGTGACCCTACACACTCTACCATTCTCCAAGGCTACAATCCAGCACATGGCCAACACTCAGTATTGAAAATTCAAATCCCTCAGCCTaatgtttttatctttctttgttatttaataatattaagaTGGTAAGTCTTATTAATGGTTCCAGGCTTGAAATCTCTAATTGTTACCtgcctggaacacacacacacacacacacacacacacaagtcacatCTGTTCTATTCTTTGACTTTGATTGCATGGACTGTTTCTCACCAACTCAGCATCTCAGCTACAGAGGAGTCCAGCTTCTAGTACATGAATCCTACCTTCCTAAGCCTTACTGTTAGGACAGAACTTAAAGGGGATATGAAGAAATGGACAATAACATTAGACTGTTTGCCAACAGACTGCATTTAAAATACCACAGAAACCCATGGCTTCAACCACAGTTGCCTTGGGACTGCCTTATTTATCCCTTTTCTTGTTAAGTCATTGTTTCCCTTTCAGATCCAAAGGCTAATGGTGTCTACAGATTGCTAGCTCCATGGATTGGTATGTATGTCTAAATTGGGAATGTGTTCTATTAATTAGACTTTCCAAGTGCTGTGTCTCTGGTTCACAGAGAATGAAATGTGACAGACTACCACTGTCATGGTCTACCCCAAAGCTTTACTTCTGGCCCTTCACTTCTCCAAACATCTGAACAGCGGTTTGATGTACCTTcctcttttgcattttttttatctCACAGCTGGCATAATCACAGCATGCATTCCAGTGCTACTAGCTGGGAAATTCACATTCTGAACTGAACCACTCTTCAGAGTTGTCTCTAGCAGTTCCACTTCATAGTTCCTTGCCCCAATTTATCTAATGGTCTCTCTGATTTGACTCCACATATGCACACGCCTCTCTCTGTCCCAGGGTATGGTTTGCTCTTGCTGAATGGACAGCCATGGTTCCAGCACCGGCGGATGCTAACCCCAGCCTTCCATTATGACATTCTGAAACCGTACGTGAAAAACATGGCAGACTCCATTCGATTGATGCTGGTGAGTTCATTTCACTTTATTCTCCTCTACTCCCCTCAGCTCTGCTGTCCTTTCTACATCAACTGCTGCTTCTGCTACTATTACTATCACAACTTccagagctgctgctgcctcctcctcctcctcctcctcctcctcctcctcctcctcctcctccttctcctcctcctccttctcctcctcctcctccttctttttcctgcttatattctcctctctccttctctctctcaatctctctcttcaCCTACTCAGTATATACATCAACAAGTTTCTCATATGTATTCTGCTATGAATACAGGTTCTTCAACTATAGTTGAAACACAAATACTCCAGATACTAGGATATAGCCATACTTGTGCATTGCCCAAGGCAAAGAGCATCAGGGTACTCTTCTCCCTCTTCAAATCATCAACTTCAGAGAGACTTCCAAGGATGATACTTGGTTGGTGTTTCTCGTGGGTCTCAGTGTTTCTGCACAGACTTGAGTGACTCATCAGGGAGATGGATTCCAGATCCACATTGTCATAGCCATACCTGGCATACCACCACCTTTCAACAGGACTCTGGATTACGACTGTTTTAGTTAATTGGAGCTAGCTTGCAGATCAGAGGTTTAGTGCATTGCCctcatagtgggaagcatggtagaacacaggcacacatggtatgctggagagatagctgagaattctatatcctgatccaaaggcagcaggaagagagtaaGACACTAGATGTGCCTTGAGCATCTGAGTTCTCAAAGCTCACCTCCAATGACCACTTcccccaacaaagccacacatattctaacaaggccatacctcctaatggACCTTtagggtcattttcattcaaaccaccaaccacattccactccctgactTGTAGCCATATCCTAATGCAGAAAtacattcagtccaacttcaaaagtccccatagtctatcataGCACTGTTCCAAAATCCAAAGTTCAAATTTTAAGAAACTCAAACAATCTCTTTAACTTTAATCCcgtataaaatcaaaatgaaaaggcagatcACATACTCATGACATGTACAGGGCATACCTTTCAATTCCAAACAGGAGAAAAGGGAGCATTGTGAAGAAATACtgaaccaaagcaagactgaaaacaagctggcaaactccaaactctgcatctcaaCGTCTTAtgtcaaagtgctcttcagatctccagctTCTTTCAGTTTTGTTGTCTTGTTCCACTCCCCATTAGCAGCCCTGCTTAGCAGATAGCCCACAGCTCTAGCATCTCCAACATTTTGGGGTTCTAAAGCAATTGAGGCTTCACAGATTCACACAACGGCCTCTTTAATCCTCTATGCAAGGATACCCAAGACATATGCCTGGCCTCAGCAGCTTTCCTTAGTCATGAAGGGAAATTTCAcaatccctttcttctttccttgactctaaagccagaaacATGTGGCCAGACTGCTAAGTTCTGATGCTTTCTAGGCCTAGACATGGACCCCTCATTCAATTACATTCCACCAGCtggttttgatggtttcctttactGCCtgcatggctgtcctgaaattcaatctgtataccaggctggcctcaaacttagagatctaccaacttctgccttctgaatgcttggCTCAGAGGTATGCACCTCCAGGCCTGGCCCtaggcttttctttaattccttttcacttttaattttttttttttgcaaatttaAAGTTTATCTGAGTAGGGGCTTGGTCTGAGGTTACTACTTCCTTTATTCCACTTAGCATCAAGctttctttaatctgtttatctacTTCAATACAGGCCTTCACtacattctacttcctggtgcttcctttcttctcaaagtatacattttatattttttcttggtCAGTTTAccccttttcattatagatctgcataagagTGAATACTAATAACCATAAGATGGAATCCATACTAGGCTATTTTAAGATATCTTCTGCCAGTGCAATTAATCCAAAACTCCtcactttagcctcaggcagactttttgaacaagggcaaaaagcagccacattctttgccaaaatatcacaacagtcctacatactaaaattcttctcctatgaaacctcttgagccaggacCCCACAATTCAAATTGCGCTTAGCGCCACTGTCCTTCTACTAATATGGCCCATTAAACCTCACTTAAAGTGTTCATCTGCTTTTATAATTCTAAGTTCCAAAGTTCATATTACTCCAAACAAAGCATGGTcaggtctatcacagcaatatcctactcctggtaccaacttctgtcatGATTAGggtctcattgctgtgaagagacaccatcaccacagagactcttataaaggaaaacatttaactggggccagcttacagtttagaggtttagCCCATTGTCATCATGGGAAGTATAGtggcacacaagcatacatgaTGCTAGAGAGGTGGCTGAGAGTGCTAATTCAGATCgaaaagcagcaggaagagagtgaaaCACAGGACCTAGCTTCAGCATCTGAGAACTTAAAGCCTGCCCCCCAATGACCACTTGCTCCAGGaagtccacacctactccaacaagttcatccaaacctcctaatagtgaTGCTCTCTTTGGGCCTATGGgggctattttcattcaaaacCACCACGATGTGTCAATTGTTCTCAGAAAGCTTTTGATGAATACATAGCAACTGAAGTCACTGGGGACACCCATTAGAAATGCCATCCTGGCTACTTGGGGTTTTTATGCTCTATACATAGAAGTCCTACATTATCTCAGGTTGAGCTCAGCTCACCAAACACTGATGTATCATCTTTTTTATCCCCTAAAACCAGCATTGCTTATCAGATAAAACGTCTTAACTAATTGTAAACATGTGaaatttgtttcctttcttatgagtttctatatttaattttgaaGTAATTTACAAGAATATAGGTGTCCTTTCACAAAGATTTGTTTTGCAATCTGTAAAACATCTGTTATCTGAATTGAAGGACTTAGAACACGATATCTTAAAATATAGGGAAAGAATTCAGTCAATTGAGCACAAGTCTTCTGGAGAAATTAAATCAATGTTCCTCTCCCAACGCAGGACAAATGGGAACGGCTGGCTGGTCAGGACTCTATAGAGATCTTTCAACACATCTCCTTAATGACCCTAGACACTGTCATGAAGTGTGCCTTCAGCCACAAGGGCAGTGTCCAGGTGGATGGGTGAGTGAAAACCCTTGAACTTCCGGGCCTTTGTCTTACCAACTGATATGGACTTATCTGTGATGCAAGTGGGATATCTTGGATACTCAATAAAGAGTCTTACCCCAGGCCCAGGTCAATGACCCAATCCAATCCTACTCCAACCATAGACCACTGAACACTAGCTGAGGTGGATGCCCAGACACTCATGCCACCTTCTACTGACTTGAAAATTACAAGGGTTATAATATAGAGTtagatgaaatgtaaataaagaatatatcgaaaaaataaaattgaagctttaaaaaaataatatagactTAGTTTGTGCTTCGATGTTGTCTATTCCTACCATATAGAAATTTCCCAGAGTTCATTCCATCTGTGGGTCAAATATCTCTATGGTCTAATCTTTTCTGTATCTTCTTATTCAGAAATTACAAGACCTACCTCCAGGCCATTGGGGACTTGAATAACCTATTTCACTTCCGTGTGAGGAATATCTTTCATCAGAATGATACCATCTACAATCTTTCTTCCAATGGCCGTTTGTCCAACAAAGCTTGTCAACTTGCCCATGATCACACAGGTTCTGTTTGTACCTTCTGTCTCCCTCATTTCCTAGGATCAGCTCAAAGGGGCTATTGATGACTGCTGAGGCAGATCCAGAGCCTTCGGTGCATTCCCCTATAGGACCTGGGTCACATATATACTAGATACTTTTACACTATCAGTGTTATGAGTTAGAACATCAGAATGCCAGGTACTATGTGAGTGTCATCATATTGGTTTATGTGTAGTGAAACCTGACCCAGCAACTCAAGCAGAGCTTCCATTGCCCATGGTGCTAAGAGAGGTCTTAACTGCATCAGGTGACACCAGTCTTCTAACACTGCCTACTCCTTACATGCTGACCTATATAGAGCACATAGCTTCAGGCAAGGAGACACATGAGGCTATATGGGGCTACAGTAGCTTTCAGGTCTGTGTGATAATTGATGTTCTGGACTAGATGGAGTGATCAAGCTGAGAAAGGATCAGCTGCGGGATGAGGGAGAGCTGGAAAAGATCAAGAAGAAGAGACGTTTGGATTTTCTGGACATCCTCTTATTTGCCAGAGTGAGTATGTACAGCAAAGGCCTGTCTGCCTGGGAACACACAAGGAACAAGCATAGCTCTGATGATGCCTGCTGCCTCCCTCAGATGGAGAATGGGAACAGCCTGTCTGACAAGGACCTACGTGCTGAGGTGGATACATTCATGTTTGAGGGTCATGACACTACAGCCAGTGGAGTCTCCTGGATCTTCTATGCTCTGGCCACACACCCTGAGCACCAACAGAGATGCAGAGAGGAAGTTCAGAGCCTCCTGGGGGATGGATCCTCCATCACCTGGTAAGAGTTCAAGAAGTAGAAATGCCCTTATTCTTTGGATAGGGAGGAGCCTGGTCTCCAGTCTACCTGACCTTCAAGATGGACTTTATTTCAGGGATCACCTGGACCAGATGCCCTACACCACCATGTGCATCAAGGAGGCCCTGAGGCTCTACCCACCTGTCCCAGGCATTGTCAGAGAACTCAGCACACCTGTCACCTTCCCTGATGGACGCTCTTTACCCAAAGGTATGAATTTTCCGAGCCTTTCAGATGATCAGTAGTCTGTATCCTTCAACAGTTCTGAATCCCTCAGAGTGCCCTTTTCCTTTTCAGTAAATAAATGCTTCTTACTCATAAAGTACAATAATAAGCTTAAATGACCTTCTATAAAGTTAAATGATCTCCAGTTCTGCTGCTTTGCAGGCACAACATTGCAAGCATCTCTTCTTTTATCAGCTaacattctttcttcatttgaATATATGATCTCTTCATGCTGCATCCATTCTAGTTTGGGAACAGTGACATTCTTCAATTTTTATATTCCAGACTCAATTCCAGATGTCAACACCATATAATTCATAGCTATACTTGTTCTTCAGATGTCCTCACTGTCACATGTGGGTTTTCATGTTGGGGCTGGAAACACAGGCATATGTTTGTACATACAAATGGGAACCAGAGGTCAATGTTAGTTGTCATTCCACAGGCACTGTCCAGGAGTCTTGCACTGGCCTACAACTCACCTattaggctagctggccagtcaGTGGTAGGaacctgcctgtctccacctcacCAGCAGTGGGATGACAAGCATGGGTCACCACACAGAGAtttttttatatgggttctgcaGATCGAGCTTAGGTCTTTCTCTCAATCCCCAATAGTCACATCTTTTTATCATCCTCTACATTTGATATAATATGTGGTCATTTTTATAAAGAACTACTATTTATATATAGACCAGCAAATACAATGTGACTCTAGACTCTTGCCGAGTTCAAATTATTGGTTACTCTCAATAACCTGGTGGTAAGACCCCATTGCTAAAGACACAACTTATGTCATCAAGCAGAGAAAATGACCTGATGCTCAACTAACAGCCCTAATTCTTAACCCAAATAGTGAATAGGGgttttttaaaagcttattttGCTAATAGTTCTACATTATACCTGcacagaacagagggagggagggagagagagagagagagagagaaagagagagagagagtttttctcaaataaaaagagcaaataaggcaaatttaaacaaaatagagTGAGTTTTTTCTTGCAAAACTCCTTGGAATCTTCAATTTGTCTATCTGGATGTCTGTGAAAGAAATAATGACCAGAGTTTCCTCACTCCCTGATGACTGACTTCTTTGTCTCTAGCATATGTTAGAAGTGGaaccctgggcatatacccagaggattccccagcatgcaataaggacacatgctccattatgttcatagcagccttatttataatagccagaagctggaaacaacccagatgtccctcagtggaggaatggatacagaaaatgtggtatatttatacaatggaatactattcagcaattaaaaacaatgaattcatgaaatttttaggcaaatggttggaactggaaagtatcctaagtgaggtaacccaatcacaaaagaatgcacatggaatgcaatcgttgataagtggatatcaattagcccagaagctctgaatacccaagacacaattagcataacaaatgattcccgtGAAGAAGTACGGAGAGGGCCCtaaggaaaggcttgatccagcattgtagggaagtaccaggacagagaaaaagaagggaagtgattggagaatgagtggcaagaagaaggcttatgggacataaggggagtggggaacctggaaaggggaaatcatttggaatgtaaacaaagaatatagaaaattaaaaaaaaagaaaattttaaaaaaaaagtggagccCCACAGCTATTTTCTGCTGACCTTTTGCTGTGGCTTGGTATTTGTTCCCTGCCAAATTCATACAGCTATGTAGTTCCCAGAGTCACACATTAATGGGGTTGAGAAGGTGAAAGCTTTCGTTAATTTATGTTAATCTTGATGGTGCTATAAATTGAACAGAAGGCCTCCTGTTTGCTAAACATGTGCTCTAGACTGAGTTACTTACCACAGTCTGAGATGGTAAACTGAGCTTGACTGTGTGGTTTAGAGGTACAGATGCCAGGTAGTGGATAGATTGGAGTAGGGTTAGTCTCACATTATTCTATATAGTGGCtttaggaagagaaggagagagaccacTAAGAGATGCACACCAATCCTCACCAGATAGGATGCAACCAAGGGGAGAGAGCTGCTTGAACTTTCAGCTCCAAATCTGTGAGCTAAATGAGCTGATTTTCTTTACAAGGTAATATTTATACATTGTGTGTGAGAAATTCTTCACAAAGAAACCTTTGAATATGTTATCATGACTTTATCTCTGAAATACTACTCACTGGATGTACAGGGTAGATAAAGAATCAGACAGGGGCTAGGGAGATGTGTTTTAtgagacaaagcaagtgaaagaaatcAGTGAAGACCACGTAATAAGTCATCCATGGTTCATTCTCTGAGAAGCACTAAGGTTGATGGCAAAAATGAACTGATCAGCAGATACAAGACCCCTGCAAAAAGGTTGTCAGGAAAGCAACCTTTGTCTCGCAGCTCATTATGTCAAAACCCTAGGACTGCCATCTGCTTTGGTGATATGTAACCCCTCTCTGAAACTTTAGTAACTCACCTGAAAGACCAGAATAAATCAATTCACTGTTGTGGGGACTTAATATACATCCTTAGTGTAAAATCCTTCATCAAATTTAAGTTCTAATATTATTTATTCCCAAAACTCAGGTTCATTTTCTTGCTTCCCTTTCTCTAATTCCATTTTTCATACTCCTCACTTGTGCCTCAAGTTCTTTACCAAGTCATGTGCTGACCATGATGATCTATAGCACCCAAACCTCTTGTGCAGGCATATCATCCCCTGCTGTCCTAGGAACCATGGAGTCACCCCTGGATATAACCCATCTTCTCTCGTATTCCTATCTGCCCCACAGGTGTCCAGGTCACACTCTCCATTTATGGTCTCCACCACAACCCGAAGGTGTGGCCAAACCCAGAGGTAGGAGTCCCCCAAGGAGAGCAGAGGAGTTCGTCTCAAGACCAACACCTCCTATTGCTCCCACCTCTGGGCATATTGTCCCCTTATGGGTTGCAATTGACCTCTACCTGTCCTGACCGAGGTGCTGTCTCCCTGCAGGTGTTTGACCCGTCCAGGTTTG is a window encoding:
- the LOC127681096 gene encoding cytochrome P450 4A10, translated to MSVSALSPTQFLGSISVLLQVASVLGVLLLLVKAVQFYLHRQWLLKALQQFPSPPCHWFFGHKCLQFQGDQELKEFMSCVENFPSAFPRWFWGSKAHLAVYDPDYMKVILGRSDPKANGVYRLLAPWIGYGLLLLNGQPWFQHRRMLTPAFHYDILKPYVKNMADSIRLMLDKWERLAGQDSIEIFQHISLMTLDTVMKCAFSHKGSVQVDGNYKTYLQAIGDLNNLFHFRVRNIFHQNDTIYNLSSNGRLSNKACQLAHDHTDGVIKLRKDQLRDEGELEKIKKKRRLDFLDILLFARMENGNSLSDKDLRAEVDTFMFEGHDTTASGVSWIFYALATHPEHQQRCREEVQSLLGDGSSITWDHLDQMPYTTMCIKEALRLYPPVPGIVRELSTPVTFPDGRSLPKGVQVTLSIYGLHHNPKVWPNPEVFDPSRFAPDSPRHSHSFLPFSGGARNCIGKQFAMNELKVIVALTLLRFELLPDPTRVPIPLPRLVLKSKNGIYLHLKKLH